From a region of the Brevibacterium siliguriense genome:
- a CDS encoding fumarylacetoacetate hydrolase family protein — MSTPVGVPARPGKIIAVHVAYESRAAQRGKRPAQPSYFLKAASSVAASGQTIERPAGTSLLAFEGEVAIVIGTSARNVTEADAWSYVAGVTASNDFGLYDMKTPDKGSNVRSKSRDGYTPLGPELIPAAEAAPDSLRLRTWVNGEVVQDDGTRADQLIFTLPRIVADLSQHLTLEPGDVILTGTPAGSSVVVPGDTVEVEVTAASANGEELSSGRLTTTVVEGPGDFDEALGSLPAVNESLTVDAWGSREAAGLAPAGSADGTSATGLDAGLIAKLTEAPTAGLSAQLRARGLNNVVIEGVAPLKPGAKIVGTAKTLRFVPNREDLFKTHGGGYNAQKQAFDSIRPGEVIVIEARGESGSGTLGDILALRAKSLGAAGVITDGGVRDSAEVAGILPVFATAKNPAVLGRRHVPWESDVAVACGNATVLPGDVIVADDDGAIVIPSDLVEEVVDAALAKEVEDGWVAEQVAAGNPVEGLFPPKGEWKTKFDEWKASR; from the coding sequence ATGTCGACTCCTGTAGGTGTTCCCGCCCGTCCGGGCAAGATCATTGCCGTTCATGTGGCCTACGAGTCCCGTGCCGCACAGCGAGGAAAACGTCCCGCCCAGCCGTCCTACTTCCTCAAGGCCGCCAGCTCCGTCGCAGCCTCCGGGCAGACCATCGAGCGCCCCGCAGGCACCTCGCTGCTCGCCTTCGAAGGTGAGGTCGCCATCGTCATCGGCACTTCCGCGCGCAACGTCACCGAGGCCGACGCCTGGTCCTATGTGGCAGGCGTGACCGCGTCGAACGACTTCGGCCTCTACGATATGAAGACCCCGGACAAGGGATCGAACGTGCGCTCGAAGAGCCGCGACGGCTATACCCCGCTGGGACCCGAGCTCATCCCCGCCGCCGAGGCGGCTCCCGACTCCCTGCGCCTGCGCACCTGGGTCAACGGCGAAGTCGTCCAGGACGACGGCACACGCGCCGATCAGCTCATCTTCACTCTCCCGCGCATTGTCGCGGACCTCAGCCAGCACCTGACCCTCGAACCCGGTGATGTCATCCTCACCGGCACCCCGGCCGGCTCTTCCGTCGTCGTCCCCGGCGACACGGTCGAGGTCGAGGTCACGGCCGCCTCGGCGAATGGGGAGGAACTGAGCTCCGGTCGCCTCACCACCACGGTCGTCGAAGGTCCCGGCGACTTCGACGAAGCCCTTGGCAGCCTGCCCGCTGTGAACGAATCTTTGACGGTAGATGCCTGGGGCTCACGCGAAGCCGCCGGTCTGGCACCGGCAGGAAGCGCCGATGGCACGTCGGCGACCGGACTCGACGCTGGCCTCATCGCCAAACTCACCGAAGCACCGACCGCCGGACTGTCCGCTCAGCTGCGCGCCCGCGGGCTCAATAACGTCGTCATCGAAGGCGTGGCCCCACTGAAGCCGGGCGCGAAGATCGTCGGCACCGCGAAGACCCTGCGCTTCGTGCCCAACCGCGAAGACCTCTTCAAAACCCACGGCGGTGGGTACAACGCGCAGAAGCAGGCATTCGACTCCATCCGCCCCGGTGAGGTCATCGTCATCGAAGCCCGCGGCGAATCCGGTTCGGGCACCCTCGGCGACATCCTCGCCCTGCGCGCGAAGTCGCTCGGCGCCGCGGGAGTCATCACCGACGGGGGAGTCCGCGACTCCGCCGAGGTCGCCGGCATCCTGCCCGTCTTCGCCACCGCGAAGAACCCCGCGGTGCTCGGCCGCCGTCACGTCCCATGGGAATCGGACGTGGCCGTGGCCTGTGGAAACGCCACCGTTCTGCCCGGCGATGTCATCGTCGCCGACGATGACGGAGCCATCGTCATTCCAAGTGACCTCGTCGAAGAAGTCGTCGACGCGGCATTGGCCAAGGAGGTCGAGGACGGCTGGGTGGCCGAACAGGTAGCCGCCGGCAATCCGGTCGAAGGACTCTTCCCGCCGAAGGGCGAATGGAAGACGAAGTTCGACGAGTGGAAGGCCTCCCGGTGA
- a CDS encoding FAD-dependent monooxygenase, producing MHFHQNGYVSADPRIEEAAGYGIDRAEDLPDEVDVLIVGSGPAGMIAAAQLSQYANVNTRMIEKRDSRLVIGQADGIQARSVETFQAFGFAEEIMREGYHITEMSFWNPDPENPENIIRTGRPKDDEHGISEFPHLIVNQARVLDYFAQFAAQSPGKIKPDYGIEFVDLTVDSDAAAASAKDHPVSVTVRYTAGERAGEERTIRAGYVVGCDGARSKVRSSIGRKMTGDQANHAWGVMDVLANSDFPDIRTKCAISSKHGNILHIPREGGHLFRMYVDLGEVPEDDARKVRSTGIDAIIARANAIIAPYSIDVKNVAWHSVYEVGHRLTDAFDDTDESDPASQCPRVFITGDACHTHSAKAGQGMNVSMQDGFNIAWKLGQVISGRSSTELLRTYSAERQVAAKNLIDFDKEWSTLMATPQEELPDKTYLEDFYVKTAEFPAGFMTEYAESMITTPTTHQELAAGFPIGKRFKSARVKRSCDANFIHLGHEARADGRWRVYVFADRAAPVVDGSADTESKVAALAAWLESDPASPLVAYRRDGEDLDALVELSVIYQQEHKEFAFPDVPKVFRPHIGAFDLEYVEKIYATLPEEDIFEAREISRDGAVVVVRPDQYVSGIFPLDAHAEIGDYFAGVFEPVK from the coding sequence ATGCATTTCCATCAGAACGGCTACGTGTCCGCGGACCCGCGGATCGAAGAGGCCGCTGGGTACGGAATCGATCGCGCAGAGGATCTGCCCGATGAGGTCGATGTCCTCATCGTCGGCAGCGGTCCTGCGGGGATGATCGCGGCCGCCCAGCTCTCGCAGTACGCGAACGTGAACACGCGGATGATCGAGAAGCGCGATTCGCGGCTGGTCATCGGTCAGGCCGACGGCATTCAGGCCCGCTCCGTCGAGACCTTCCAGGCCTTCGGCTTCGCCGAGGAAATCATGCGCGAGGGCTATCACATCACGGAGATGTCGTTCTGGAATCCGGATCCGGAGAACCCCGAGAACATCATCCGCACCGGTCGGCCCAAGGACGATGAGCATGGGATCAGCGAATTCCCGCACCTGATCGTCAACCAGGCACGTGTGCTCGACTACTTCGCACAGTTCGCCGCCCAGTCCCCCGGGAAGATCAAGCCCGACTATGGGATCGAATTCGTCGACCTCACGGTCGATTCGGACGCCGCGGCCGCCTCGGCGAAGGACCATCCTGTGTCCGTGACTGTCCGCTACACTGCGGGCGAGCGCGCCGGTGAGGAACGGACCATCCGCGCAGGCTACGTCGTCGGCTGCGATGGTGCACGGTCGAAGGTGCGGTCGTCGATCGGCAGGAAGATGACCGGCGATCAGGCCAACCATGCCTGGGGCGTGATGGACGTGCTCGCGAACTCCGACTTCCCCGATATCCGCACCAAGTGCGCGATCTCGTCGAAGCACGGCAATATCCTCCACATCCCCCGCGAGGGCGGCCACCTGTTCCGGATGTACGTCGACCTCGGTGAGGTGCCCGAAGATGATGCGCGCAAGGTGCGATCGACGGGCATCGACGCGATCATCGCTCGGGCCAACGCGATCATCGCGCCCTACAGCATCGACGTGAAGAACGTTGCCTGGCATTCGGTCTACGAGGTCGGGCACAGGCTCACGGATGCCTTCGACGACACCGATGAGTCCGATCCGGCCTCGCAGTGCCCGCGCGTGTTCATCACCGGCGATGCCTGCCACACGCACTCGGCGAAGGCAGGTCAGGGAATGAACGTGTCGATGCAGGACGGGTTCAACATCGCGTGGAAGCTCGGTCAGGTCATCTCCGGTCGATCGTCGACGGAGCTGCTGCGCACCTACTCTGCCGAACGTCAGGTGGCGGCGAAGAACCTCATCGACTTCGACAAGGAATGGTCGACGCTCATGGCGACTCCGCAGGAGGAGCTGCCGGACAAGACCTACCTCGAGGACTTCTACGTCAAGACCGCGGAGTTCCCGGCCGGGTTCATGACCGAGTACGCGGAGTCGATGATCACGACGCCGACGACGCATCAGGAGCTCGCCGCCGGATTCCCGATCGGCAAGCGGTTCAAGTCGGCTCGGGTCAAGCGCAGCTGCGATGCGAACTTCATCCACCTCGGCCACGAGGCACGCGCCGACGGTCGCTGGCGAGTCTATGTCTTCGCCGATCGGGCCGCTCCGGTCGTCGACGGTTCCGCGGACACCGAGTCGAAAGTGGCGGCGCTGGCTGCGTGGCTCGAATCGGATCCTGCTTCTCCCCTGGTCGCCTACCGCCGTGACGGTGAGGATCTCGATGCCCTTGTCGAGCTCAGCGTCATCTACCAGCAGGAGCACAAGGAGTTCGCGTTTCCCGATGTGCCGAAGGTCTTCCGTCCGCATATCGGTGCCTTCGACCTCGAGTATGTGGAGAAGATCTACGCGACCCTGCCCGAAGAGGACATCTTCGAGGCCCGCGAGATCAGCCGCGACGGCGCCGTCGTCGTGGTGCGCCCCGACCAGTACGTCTCGGGAATCTTCCCATTGGATGCGCATGCCGAGATCGGCGACTACTTCGCAGGAGTCTTCGAACCCGTGAAATGA